One Spirochaetota bacterium DNA segment encodes these proteins:
- the fliM gene encoding flagellar motor switch protein FliM: MTEVLSQTEIDALLNAISAGESVESVDAKSVEVEKRKVKMYDFKRPDKFSKDQLRTLQMMHENFARVTTTSLSAQLRALVGVHVASVDQLTYEEFIRSVSNPSTLAIINMDPLKGSAILEIDPSITFTIIDRLFGGPGEAPKNISRELTDIELSVIEGIIVRILGNLRESWAQVIDLRPRLGSIETNPQFAQMVHPNDMVVLITLETKVSDVEGMMNFCIPYITIEPIIGKLSAQYWYASIRRGNTAENLNTLKDKLLDITVPATAELGGVDVSTEEILNLKKGDTIKLTNTKITDNLVLKVGDRRKFYCRPGAVGTHTAVQITGYLEGENKITLEEIFKEDE, from the coding sequence GTGACCGAAGTACTATCACAGACCGAGATAGACGCGCTCTTAAACGCGATATCTGCGGGTGAAAGCGTCGAGTCGGTCGATGCGAAGAGCGTCGAGGTCGAGAAGCGCAAGGTCAAGATGTATGACTTCAAGCGCCCCGACAAATTCTCGAAAGACCAGCTCCGTACGCTCCAGATGATGCATGAGAACTTTGCCCGCGTTACGACGACATCGCTCTCCGCACAGCTCCGCGCGCTCGTGGGAGTGCACGTGGCGTCCGTCGATCAGCTCACGTACGAAGAATTCATACGCTCGGTGTCGAACCCGTCGACGCTCGCCATCATCAACATGGACCCGCTCAAGGGATCGGCCATACTCGAGATAGACCCCTCGATAACCTTTACCATCATCGACCGGCTGTTCGGCGGCCCCGGCGAGGCACCGAAGAACATAAGCCGCGAACTCACCGACATCGAGCTCTCCGTCATCGAGGGCATCATCGTCCGCATACTCGGCAATCTCCGTGAATCGTGGGCACAGGTGATCGACCTCCGACCGCGACTGGGCTCGATAGAGACGAACCCGCAGTTCGCACAGATGGTGCACCCCAACGACATGGTGGTGCTCATCACCCTTGAGACAAAGGTGTCCGACGTCGAGGGTATGATGAACTTCTGCATACCCTACATCACCATCGAACCCATCATCGGCAAGCTTTCGGCGCAGTACTGGTATGCATCGATACGCCGCGGGAATACGGCGGAGAACCTCAATACGCTCAAGGACAAGCTCCTTGATATCACCGTCCCCGCCACGGCCGAGCTCGGCGGCGTCGATGTATCCACGGAAGAAATACTAAACTTAAAAAAAGGCGACACGATAAAGTTAACGAATACGAAGATCACCGACAACCTCGTTCTGAAGGTCGGGGACCGTCGTAAGTTCTACTGCCGCCCGGGTGCCGTCGGAACGCACACCGCAGTGCAGATAACGGGTTACCTCGAAGGCGAGAACAAGATAACCCTCGAAGAGATCTTCAAGGAGGATGAATAG